GAACGCTGGAGAGGCCTCAGGTTGCTCTGCCTGGCCTCACCTTCTCTGTCATTACACCTGAGTGACTGGCGCTCCGCACCCcaactcctctttttctctctctcctgcctctcccagaAGTCTGTGGGACTCACGGGGCTAAATGAGGGCAGTACTCTGGCTGTGACTGGTAAATGACACAGGAGGTGCAGAGGAGAACTGAGCTATGGCTGTGGCAGTGAACTCCTTCAGCTGTCACTGTAGAGCCTTTTTAATCAAGGTATGTATCGTTGTATTTTTGTCCTAGAGAAAAGAAGCCCACCTCCTTGACATCAAGTGCTTTGTATCTGAATCACCTAAGTGACTCAAAGTCCTGATTTAAGGAAACCAGGTAAGAAAAGTTTACTCTGTGAAGCCTTCCTACCATGTATaagttttatgtttataattcTTATCAAGAAGCTAAATGCTAAGGGAGAGAAGGGTATTAACCTCTATCAAAATGCTGCACTGGCAGGATCCAGAAAACAGGGAGATTGGAGAATATTATAGCCTCGGGAGCACAGAAATTATCAActgcaatttcttttcttttgtgtactGACTGTATAAGGGGACAGAATCAAGAGCAGGTGACGAGGCATATTAAAACCTTTCCTTTGATCATTTAGAAACAACCAGGGAAATACATTCTCACCGGAGAAAAGGCACTAACAGAGGAAGAGAGCAGTAGACAAGTGCTTTTGAGGCTGAATAAGCCTGAAGTCAAAGCTCAACATtcatgaaaggatttttttttcattctaagtTAACAGATTCATGTTCTGATCAAGGTATGTGAATGAGATTAAAGGTTGGAATAAATTAAGGATATCCTTTATTAAAGAGTAATAAAGGCACCACATTGCTTAGTATTTAGCAATACTTTaagttcagttattttatttattttgagagagcgagcgagcaggggaggggcagagagagaaggaaagagagaaacccaagcaggctccacactgtcagtgcagagcccagtgcagggctcgatcatgatctgagccgaaatcaagagttggatgcttaaccgactgaggcacccagacacgCCAAGTTCAGCTATTTTAATAAActgacttttgtttaaaaaagcaaGGGTAGGTGGTGGCCATCTGTTTCCTAAGATAAAGGAGCCTCATCACTGAAGCCCCAGCTGACCTTCATCATTTTGAAAAGGGAAAACTTTGGGAAAGTTGAATCTCCAAACAAACCTATAAAGAGAAAGCAACAAAGGCCACAGGACAGGTGACCTTCCTTCTTTAGGTCAGGGAATAAGGCTATATTCCATCAGGTCCCCAACTCAGATAAGAAGGCAGGCTTTGGAAATAAGTTAACAATGATGAAGAGGAAGGATAGAATATGGGGGATTGTGAGGGGGAAAGCTTCCAGGAGACAAAGGAGAAGTTCTaggcatggatggatggatggatggatggggagaGTCCCCAGCTGCTTTACATGTTGACTTTTTGCTATAGGAACCGTATCCCATCAGACACCATGCAGTGTTCCATCAGGCGCGGCATCATAACCTCAGTGGGCATTGGATTCCTGTGGCTCCTCGTCACTTTGAAAACCCCCAGGGAAACTGAAGATGTTCAAAACGTGATGGCTTTCAAAGGCCAAGTAGCAACCCTTGCTCTCAGTGTGGGAATTGAGGATGTAGGGAGGGAATGGTGTGGACAGGTAGATTCTCAAAGCACCTGCTCCCTTGCACCTGCGAGCAGGAAGCTCCAAAGGGAGCTGGGATATGAACCTGGACCCATCGGTCCATAAAGAAGCTGCTCCCCCAACCCCAATATTTGTTAAGGTAAGGAAGAGAGCAAATAGTGCTCGAGCCCTCATTGCTTTGGCCAGTGGTCAGGCATCCCGAGAATGTGCTGGGCTCACTCTAGGGAGAGTTCCTCTTTCCTGGAAAAGCTTATGAGAATCCTCTAGGGGGCTAAACACTCTTCTTTTTATGAAAGGAGGtacatgttttgctttttgtcaATGATCTAGGAGGACAATTATGGCAAAAGAAAAGATGTGAGACTGCTGGAAGGCTGGCAGAATCATACCTTCCAGTATATTAAGACAATTCAGCAGAGAAGAAAGAGTGAGTTCCAAGGAGAGGAGTGGGGTACCCTGAGGGAAGTAGGGACATCAAGAGAAGGTAgctaggaaggaaagaagaagggagaggaaaaaaggcaGGACTGTTCCCGGGAATATTGGAATCTGGCAGACAGTTCAGGaatgaggaagaaggagggaaaagatCATTGTTACAGGAAGGCAGAATCACCGGATTAGAGAACATTTGGATTAGAAGGGGCCTTAGAGCCATAGTCCAAATCCCTCAGTTTTGTGAATCAGGACCTAAGCTCAGGAGTGAAGGGACTTGCTCGAGGTCACACAGTCAGTGGTGGAACTGGGACAAGAACGTAGGCTCTTGACTTATGGAGAAGCACTTTTCCTTTCCCCTAAAGCTGAGCTTTGGGAAGGTGAactgtaaaacaaaaagaattatagtAACTATAATGTTAGCTAATACTCCTGAGCACTTAAACCATGTGCTACAAAATTCTGGCTCAAAGACGACTCAAAGGGACCCACAGGGACTCAGCATCACCTAGTTTAGCGCTTCTCAGACTTCAATGTGCATTGAAGGTACTTGGTGATACTGTTAAAAGGCAGTTTATCTAGGAACCCAGATTCTGCTTTTCCAATAAGCTTCCAGATAAGATTGATGTTGTTGGACTGAGGACCATATTCTGAGCAGCAATGATCTAAACACCCCCTCTACCAAAAGAGAGCACAGATGGGAActagaagagggaagaaaggaacagcGAAGGTCCCAGAGAGCATCCCAACCCTTAACCCTTTGACTACCTTCACTACCAAACCCGACGTACTCTGACAGTTGTCCCTATTTTGCCTCTCCTTAGCGTGGCTGACAGTGGGGATCTCCTCAGTGCCACGACCAGATCAAAGCGGCCTCTTGTACACCCTGGTCTCTCTGTTCCGTGCTTCCTCTAAGATCGAGCAGAAACGTCTCACAGTACTGGTTCATCTGGCACATTCTGACCTCACCGGGCTCAGAGAAACCATTGCCCATATTTCAACCCTCTTCAGCCCACAGATCTTGTCAGGGAAGCTGCTACTGATTCATGCTCCATCTGATGCCTACCGCACCACGGATGACACGAGGAAGGAGGCCCACAGTGGGGAATTCTACTCCAAGCGGAATAGAGATCATGCCTTCCTCATGAGCTTTGCCGCAAAGCTCTCTGAATACTTCCTGTTACTGGAGGACAGTGTCCTGTGTGCCCCCAACTTTATCACCCACATTCATTGGAAGGTGGACACAATGAGGTCCGACCCATGGGTGCTACTGGAGTTCTCTAATATGGGCTTCCTCGGCAAACTCTTCCACAGCAGGGACCTCCCACTCCTGgctcatttcctcctcctcttctacaAGGAAAAGCCCCTTGACAGACTGATCCCCCACTTCCGTACCCTCTTAGCTCAGAAAAACCCAATCCTCTGCAGACCGTTCCTTTTCTACCACAGGTTCTCCTACTATACCTCCAATGACAGTCAGAAGGCCACGCCAGTCCGGAAAAAGAACCCCTATGGTCCTGACAACCCACCCGCAGCCATTTTCACAGATATGAAGGTTTTTGATGTTCATTTCCCCTGGAAGGCCTACACTCTGGATGAGTCATTCTTCTGGACCCAAAATGTTAGTGTAGGGAACCACCTGACAGTCATTTTGAAGCATCCAGCGAACTTGAGCAGAGTGCAAGTGTTGACAGGCACCATCGTGGATGGAAAGCATGCCCTAAAGAAGGGGCAAGTGGAGCTGGGCTATGACCCCGAGGGAATGCCTCAATACTGTACCAGCTTTGCCTTGCTGGGCCATCTCTTGGAGGGGCAGGTGAATCAGGAGATATTCAAAAGTATGGGGTACGATGTGAGCTGTGTAAGGCTGGTGGTGAAAGCTAATCAGGTTGGCGGTCTCATAATCAGGCATATTTACCTCTGGGAGGAAAATCccaaagatatggaagcagctcagAGTTGGAGATAAATCACTAAGGATGTGAAAAATTAAAGTTGTGAAGCTGTTCCATTCCAGCCTGAGTGACATGGGGAGATAGATGTCAGGgaatgaggggcagggagagaagactCTATGATGCTTTTGGTGCCACCATGATGTTAAGAGacctgttcctttttctccccaaacaagtaattcatatatatatgtgtatgtatatatatatatatatatatatatatatatacatgaatttatatatatgtaaaactttttatgtttatttatttattattttaagtaggctccacacccaacatggggcttgaactcatgagcctgagatcaagagttgcatgctctatggactgagctgGCTGGATGCCCTATAAGGTGATTCTTATAGGTTATCTTTTTCTGGGAGCAAATATAGCTTAGCCCAACTTGGAGAATGGCCTTGGTCACTCCCAGAATGTTTAGATTTGGGGGATGCTGAGATGagcacagagtgtgtgtgtgcgtataaacacatatattgaCACACAGTCAGAGGTGGGGAGATGTAATGTGGTAGCAGGAGGGTAAGTGGGGAAATCATGGGGTGTCCCTAAAACTGACAGCATAAGTAGCCAAGAAAGTGACCCTCGTTAGAAATCAAattctctgggggcgcctgggtgactcagtcagttaagtgttggactcttgatgttggctcaggtcatgatctcacgattcgtgagttcgagccctgtgtcaggctctgcgttgatggtatggagattgcttgggattctctctttccctctctctctctgccactcccctcctcatgctctctctctctcagaatacaaaaataaacatttaaaaaaagaagtcaaattcTCTGAAATTCAGAAAAGCGGTAGATGGACCGATAGCAATAAAACTAAACCCTTAACTCTATCCTTTAAGCTGTTTCATAGTGTCCAtgagtttcttcctttcctcacaAACTTGGACATAAATAGTTTGTAACTAAAACTTCACTTTGTCATCAGCAATTCACTCCTTAACTCCCCCACTGGTGTCTACACCCACCAAGCTACTGAAACTCTTCCCTAGTTGCAATGACAAAAATAGTCAAAACCCAGCTGCATTTTTTCAGAGCTCATTCCCCTTAACTCTCTGTAGCAATATACAATACTCACTAGTGTTTCTTCTAGAAACAGCCTTCTTCCTTCTGGGATTCATCCATTTATTGGATATTTGCTGAGTGCGAGGCACACAAAAAAAGCCCCTGTGGGGTTAAGTACATGGTCTTTTGGAAGCACAGATCTGCTCTTCCTAAAACATTCTTGGGGGCTTAGGAAAAGCTTCTTGGAAAATACAATATCTAAGCCTAGACCTGCCAGATAATTAGAGAAGACAGCCAGGTAATGTGGGGAGAAGGTCAGGGAGATTTTCCAGTAAAAGAAACAGCATGCTGAGAAGTAGGCAAGAGGTGAGAAAGAACATGGTTCATCTGGGAAAACGCAAATCATTTAGTGGGACAGGAGATGGAGGGCAAGCtggaggagggatggggcagAAGATAAAGCCACAGGATTGAGAGAGGACCAGCTTAAGAAGGGCCACAGGCagttcaatgggggaaagaacagtcttttcaataaacgtcttttcaataaatagtgttggaacaactgaatatccacatgcaaaagaatgaatttggactcctacctcacaccatatacaaaattgaatccaaattcatagaagaaaatagaaggtGTAAATCATTGTCACCTTGGATTAGGCAACAGTATATTAAGATATGACACTGAAAGCATCAGAAATCAAAGAATAGATcaattggacttcaccaaaattaaaaacttttgtgcttcacaGGACACTATCAAGACAGTggcaagaaaacacacaaaatggaatatttgcaaattatataccCAATAAGAGACTATTATAAAGTCTATAAAGTCAGAATATTATAAAGTCTTatactcaataataataataataaataacccaTTAAAGATGGGCAAAGGGTATGACTagagatttctccaaagaggatgtacaaatggccaataaatacatgaaaagatgctcatcagggcaccagggtggctcagtcagttgagtgtctgacttcagctctgggcgtgatctcatggtttgtgaatttgagccctgcatggggctctctgctgtcagtgcaaagcccacttcaggtcctctgtctcatctctcttcccctcacctacattgtctctctctctctctctctctctctctctctctccccctctccctctcaaaaataaataaacattaaagaaagaaagaaagaaagaaagaaaagatgctcatcattagtcactagggaaatgcaaatcaaagccacaatgaaataccacttcacacccactattaaggctctaattaaaaaaaaaaaaaaaaggaaataagtgttggtgagaaatTCGGACCCACATACATTGCCGGTGGGGttgtgaaatggtgcagccattttgagaaagttcctcaaaatgtttaaCAGATTACCacgtgatccagcaattccactcctaggtctatactcaagaaaatgaaacatacaCCCACACCAACACttacacatgaatgttcatagcagtcttataataaccaaaaagtgaGAATATCTACATGCCCAACAGATGAATGAAGCAGAATGTGGTGTaaccatacaaaggaatatttgttggccataaaaaggaatggggaGTATGGGCCTGCTCCGTAGCACACATGAACCATTATGCTGCATGAAGGAAATCGGTCACAAgaggccacatattatatgattccatttataggaaatgacCGGACTAAGCAAATCCATAGAAGTAAAAGTGGATTagcagctgggggctggggaaaagggaaatggaaaatgacTTCTAATGGGCATGGGGTGTCTTTTTGTGGGCgctgaaaatgtcctaaaattaggggcgcctggctggctcatttggtggagcgagcgactcttgatctcgaggttgtgagttcaagccccacactgggtgtagagattacttgaaaataaaaccttaaggaaaaaaaatgttctaaaatggtggtaatggttgcacaacttggtgaatataaaaactattgaattgtgtactttaaaaatgaatgttatggtatgtgaattatatcctAATAaagcagttattaaaaaaaaaaagctg
This genomic interval from Prionailurus viverrinus isolate Anna chromosome F1, UM_Priviv_1.0, whole genome shotgun sequence contains the following:
- the LOC125155233 gene encoding alpha-1,3-mannosyl-glycoprotein 4-beta-N-acetylglucosaminyltransferase-like protein MGAT4E, yielding MQCSIRRGIITSVGIGFLWLLVTLKTPRETEDVQNVMAFKGQEDNYGKRKDVRLLEGWQNHTFQYIKTIQQRRKTWLTVGISSVPRPDQSGLLYTLVSLFRASSKIEQKRLTVLVHLAHSDLTGLRETIAHISTLFSPQILSGKLLLIHAPSDAYRTTDDTRKEAHSGEFYSKRNRDHAFLMSFAAKLSEYFLLLEDSVLCAPNFITHIHWKVDTMRSDPWVLLEFSNMGFLGKLFHSRDLPLLAHFLLLFYKEKPLDRLIPHFRTLLAQKNPILCRPFLFYHRFSYYTSNDSQKATPVRKKNPYGPDNPPAAIFTDMKVFDVHFPWKAYTLDESFFWTQNVSVGNHLTVILKHPANLSRVQVLTGTIVDGKHALKKGQVELGYDPEGMPQYCTSFALLGHLLEGQVNQEIFKSMGYDVSCVRLVVKANQVGGLIIRHIYLWEENPKDMEAAQSWR